From Bacteroidota bacterium:
CGGAATTTCCGAGAAGGTTTGTATTATTCTTCATCGTTTTGCTGCCCATTGTGTTTACTATCGGAAGAAGCATTCTGTACCAGCTTCATTTAAAATTCCAAAAAAGAGATTGGGGTGTACGCAATGTATTGATATATGGAAACGGACCCGACTGTAAAAAAGTATTCGAGAAAATAATTCTTTATCCAGAGTTGGGGTATAAGGTAAAAGGATTTATTTTTAGTGATCATGAAGCGAAAAAATTACATGAACAGAATGAATTCGGGAAATTGACATCCAATTATATCGTTTCACAACTTGAGAAAACAGCCAAAATTGAAGATATCGATACTATACTAACACCTACGATGGTGAACGGAAAGAATAGTTTTGCAAAGATACTCCATAAATGTGAAAAGAATCGGATAAAATTTAAAATAGTTTCGCCGGAATCAGAAAACCTGCTAAGGTTTGCATACATCGTAGATATGGCAGGAATACCTTTATATTCGCCGCCCCGGACAAAAATAATGTTTATCAAAAACTTCTTTAAGAGGGGCTTTGATATAATCGGAAGTATATTAGCTCTAATTATCTTATCCCCGTTATTTATATTGATATCGCTTGCCATTATTATTGAAGATGGATTTCCGATCTTTTTTAGTCAAAAACGAGCATTGGTAAAAGGCAAGAATGAATTTTTATTTTACAAATTCCGCAGTATGATAAAGAATGCCGAAGCTCTACAAGATGAATTATATAAAATCAACCTGACTTCCGGAGGCTTATTCAGAGTAGAGGATGACCCACGTCTTACAAAGGTTGGGAAAATTATTAGAAAAGTTAGTTTGGATGAAATCCCACAATTCTTTAATGTGTTAAAGGGTGATATGAGTTTAGTCGGACCGAGGCCTCTCTCAATTGCAGATTTAAGTAATATTACACCCGAAAATACAATCGAAGGATATTATAAGTTGAGAGCGAATGCTAAGCCTGGTATAACCGGACTGTGGCAAATATCAGGAAGGAGAGAATTAAGTTTTAAAGAAATGGTTCTGCTCGATTTATATTACATTGAGAACCAGTCGATTATGTTTGATTTAGAAATATTATTTGAGACTGTTCCTGTTGCGTTGTTTGGAAAGGGAGCGTACTAATTGCTAATTGCTAACAGTCAATTGTCAATTGACTATTGCCCATTAGTTATCTTATCTCTTATTTTTAAAATATTCAACCACTCGTGGTTTGCTTTTGTCCACTTTTTAATAAGGCGGCGAGCATAAGCGGTAAGTATAAAGTTTTCAAATTTTGTTTTCCACGATGGGAGTAATATAGAGATAGAGAGTAAACTTGCAATCCCACGCTTGAACGATTGGAGTTTAGAATAAAATTTCGGAGTTGCTTCCAACATCGAAGAAACTTGAAGCTGAAACGCCGACATCAACTTCGGCTGAAAAACAACATGGTGTGCATCGTAGAGACTCCAATCGTAACTAATAATCCGTTTTTCTTCTTTCAATTCGTTGAACGTGTCTGTTCCGGGAAGGGGAGTTAGTATCATAAACTGCACAGTATCTAATTTATTTTTTAGCGAAAACTCCGCTGTTTGTCTGGCTGTCGAAATCGTATCCGTATCTGCACCAATAACAAACATACCGTGAATGCGGATTTGCTGCTTGTGTATATTTTTGATTGCTTCTGGGTATCGTTCTATATTTTGGCGCTTGTGGTATGCTTGCATAGTTTCTTTGCTAACCGTTTCAAAGCCAATATATAAAATATTGCCGCCGCTTTTTCGTATCAATTCTAAAAGTTCCTTGTCGTATCCCGTTTCTATTCTAACCTGCCCACTCCATTTTATATCAAGATTATTCCTGATGATATTTTCTAAAAGTAGTTTTGTTCTATCTTTATTTATCAAAAAATTATCATCGTAAAAGAAAACCGGTTTATTTCCCAAAATATTTTTTAAATATTTTATTTCTTCAATTACATACTCTACAGAATGAAATCTGCAATCCTGCCCGAACATTTTAATTACCGAACAAAACTTACAATCGAAAGGGCAGCCGCGTGAGGTTTGCAAAATTATGTTGGATATATTTTGGTAGTTACGCATTACTTTAAAATCAGGGAAGGGAAGAGAATCGAGATTATGAATGGCAGTGGTATCAGGATTGTGAAAAATTATGTTCCCGATTTTGTATGAAATTCCTTTGATTTCTTTTATATCGGTGCTGCTGTTTTCCAACCATTTTATCAGTTCGATGAAAGAACTCTCACCTTCCCTCCGGACAACGAAGTCGGCGCCTTTTCTCAATGCTTCATCGGCGAGAAATGTTACATGAGGACCGCCGATTACGACAGGGATGGTAGGATTGAAAGTTTTAATTTTTGAAATAATGCGGTACGCTTCGGGAGCGGTGCTTGTGATTGTTGAAATGCCAATTAAATCGGAGGTCAAAATTGTTTCCCAATCGAGGGGCGCTATATCTTGATAAAAAATAGTAACGTTGTAACCGCTGTTAGTTAGCATTGCTCCAAAAATCGGCAAACCGAGACGTGGTAAATGGTAGCGTGAGTATATGTGAAATCCCGGTGCCGAGGGTTCAATTAAAATTATGTTTTTCATAATATACTTGTCCGCCGAAGCCACAAAGTGGAGTAGGAGGATTGACCATTGGCTATTGATTTAATATAAAAACATCGGCTTGTTCAAAAAATGTTTGATGCGCGGTTTGTAGTTCTCGGCATCATAAAGTTCACGCACGTCAACACGTTTTTGTCCTTGCGATGTAATATCTATCGAAACAGTAGTGTACTTTCCATCTTGCAGAGCCACCATTTTTCCGAAATGCTTTGCGTTTATCAAATCGGCAGCTAAATAACCGTAGCTTGTAGCCACCATGCGGTCGAGAGCATCGGGTTCACCGCTGCGCATCAAGTAGGCAAGCTGTTGGTAAATTGTGAGGTGTCCGGTTCGTTTTTGAATTTCTTGCGAAACAATGTAGCCAATACCGCCTAATTTTTTATGTCCGTAAGCATCCGGTTCGCCGGTAATTATCATATCGCCTCCAACCAATTTTGCTCCTTCCGAAATTGTCATCAAAGCATAGCTGCTTGGATTGGCGCGTTTATCTGCATCTAAAAACTTACACAATTTTTCTATATCAAAGTCAACTTCGGAAATTATCGCTCTATCTACACCGGCGAGATAAGCAGATATCAAAGAGGTTTCGCCGGAGTATCTTCCAAAAAGTTCTATTACTGCAATCCGTTCGTGCGAACCGGCGGGTGTTCTTAAAGCATCTATAAAATCTACACTGCGTGTTATTGCAGTTGAAAAGCCGATACAATAATCGGTACCGAAAACATCGTTATCCATCGTTTTTGGAATTGCAACTACAGGAAAACCGGTTTTATGTAAATGAACAGCATAGCTCAATGTATCGTCGCCGCCAATAGCTATTAACGCATCTATCTTTAAATGTTGGAGAACATTTTGAATATGCGGAGTACAATCGATATTCATACCCTGCTCCTTACTTTTATACTTGTCACTCAGGAATGCCGGTATTTCTTTGGGACGAACTTTTGCGGGATTTGTTCTTGAAGTATGTAAAACTGTACCGCCGCTTCGATCGATTGTGCGAGTCGTTGTTTTTGTTAGCAGCATAAAATTATCTTCGAAGGATTTTGGTATATCCGGATTAAAATTAAGTAAACCGCCCCAACCCTTGCGAATGCCGATTACTTCATTGCCTGCATCAATGGCACGATTGACTGCAGCTTTTATGGCAGGGTTTAAGCCCGGAACATCGCCGCCACCTGTTAAAATACCTATTTTCATTTATGTCTTCTTTCTAAATAATTTTATTTTGGTAAAATTTAATCAAAGTTATTGAAGAATACAATTCAACGCGGCACCTTTGTAAAGGCAGAATACTCCAGCATCTGAGTGGTGAGGTCGAGCGGATAGCTTATCTGTACATCAATAATTTTTGCTTCGGGGTCGAGAACCGGTTCAAGTTTTGGCATAACAAATCCTGTGTAAAGTGGAAGGTCGAGTAACTCTGCACGCCTCTGAACTTCATCTCTCAATTCGGTATTTACTTTGAAACCGTATTTATCAATCAACTGTTTCGCTGCATCGAAATCGCCTTCGGCTTTTATGCGCATTACTTCAGCTAATAGTTTGCCAACCGCTTTTTTCATTTCATCATAATCAGCAATTCGATAATAAGTTTTTCCGTTACGTTTTTCAATCGTTACTGCATTCGAATTTTCCATAATGTAATGGGCAATCACTTGCCGGTTTTTCATGTGGTCTTGTTCTAACTGGTCGCTTTTTCCAATCCTGCGAAGTTGTGTTAAAGCCACGCGTATTGTTTGCTGATACATTGTTTCACCGATTTTTCGGACTTCATCTTCATCTTTTGCAAAACCTATATCCACTATTTTAGAATCGAATGCATTCCAAAGTGCAATCAAATCGGCGCGGGTTTCTTCAAGCGTGTTGTAATAGCCGGGTAAAAAATCGGAAGGGTCTTTGCCTTGCAGCTTATCGCTAACTTTACCTGAACCATGACCGATAACTTCGTGCATTGCAGTATGTAGGTTATCAGATTTCGACCCATACTTTTCTTGCATTTCGATTTCTGTTTCATCAGCTGCAAATTCTTTTATCATCTCTAACCCTGTCGATTTATCATAGGCTTCAACGATGTTGTGCAGAAGAACACTTTTGCTTCCGTACTCTTCACGAATCGCTTGTTCGTTCGGAAGATTAATACCGATTGGACTTACCGGTCCAGTTCCACCGGTTGAACCAATCACATTAATTACATTAGCTATCGGCGATTTATCAATTTTCTTTTTATACACATCAGCCCACGGCGCTGCATCTTCAAAGTGCTGAGCATGTTTTGCTAAATTTTGCATTAACTTTGTTTGTTCAGGATTAGTGAAGAAGATTGCGGATTCCCATTCTGCTTTTTGTCCGCGTGGGTCAAGGTAAACTTCGATGAATCCAAGTATAAAATCAACGCTTGAGGAATCTTCCACCCAACTGATATTGTAATTTCTGAAATCGTTTAAATCACCCGTCTTAAGATATTTAACTAACAACCTAACTGTTTCGGCTTGATGATCGTTTGCTGCGTAGGGGATTGCCATTTCGAGATATTTGATAACTTCAGAGAGAGGTTCGGCATATAAACCAGGTTCAATTCCATCAGTACCAGCACGCCAGATATTTTCTACTAACTTTCCATTTTCTTTCACAACTTTTGAATTGAGCGGGTTTTTTTCGTTTCTTGTTTTTGCCCATTTCTCGATTTCAATATAGGAAATATTTCTACCGTAATAATTTACACCGCTTCCTTTTATCCAATCTTCACCGGGAGTTTTATTCGTCATTTGCGGTTCATAGTTTGGATTGAATATAATTTCTTTTAAGCGATTAAGTTTTTGTTCAAGTGTTTCATTTTCGTTTGATAGCTTTGCACCGTTCTGCTGTGCCTTCTCACAGGCTTGTTTAAAATCTTCAAATGTAACTTCAGGTACAAATTTCTTAGATGTTATATTATCGTAAAAACCGTTGTTGATCCAGAATAGTTTTAAATAGTTGGTTATTTTTTTAATGGTATTTGTGTCGATGCCGCTTTGATAGAAATAAATTTGCTCGATAAGGTTGCGGACTTCAATCGCGTTCGGATGATGCTGGTCGATTGCAATATCCCTGCCTGCCAATCCGGCTAAGTGTAGGTAGTAAGAAAAGATTTTTTCCTTCGGTGTTAATTGATCGAAGCCATCAGCATACAACTGTACAACCTGTGCAGGACCGATGCGTTCTAATTTATAAATTCTTTCCATTCCAGTTTCCTTTTTTGTGCAACCAATAAATGTAAATACGATTAACGATAGCGATACGAGTGATTTAATCAACATGATTATATTCCTTTTATTTAATTTCAGTGTAATGATAACAAAAAGAAGGGGGAAAGGCAAAATCTGAAATAGGGAACGATATAAACATCACAATAGTTAATTAGTAAAAACGAATTATGCTACTCACAATATTAATTATTGCCCTTTGCTTAAATTCTTCTAAAGGAGAACAAATGAATCAATACGAAAAAGCTACATTCGGTGGCGGTTGTTTTTGGTGCACCGAAGCAGTTTACCAATCATTGTCCGGCGTGATAGCTGTAAAATCTGGTTATGCAGGCGGTACGAAAGTCAACCCAACTTACGAAGAAATCTGTACCGGAAAAACAGGTCATGCTGAAGTAGTTGAAATTACATTTGATCCAAACATAGTCAGTTATGAAAAACTGTTGGAAGTATTTTGGAAGGCACACGACCCGACAACTTTAAACCGGCAGGGTGCGGATGTTGGAACGCAATATCGTTCGGTAATTTTTTATCATAACGAATCCCAAAAAATATCAGCAGAAAAATCAAGGTCGGTAGCCCAAAGTCAACTTGACAGAACGATAGTTACTGAAATAAAACCACTTGTTCACTTTTACAAAGCGGAAGAA
This genomic window contains:
- a CDS encoding sugar transferase — encoded protein: MKSSYYIFKNFIKRNWRSIFILFSIAVDTTAIVISSIGAYLIRNLIPDLPTITISKFIFFTFNYWVILIFFGLIFGLYRTAFQSNRTQQYKLAGKAYLYSMLMIFASFYLLQQAEFPRRFVLFFIVLLPIVFTIGRSILYQLHLKFQKRDWGVRNVLIYGNGPDCKKVFEKIILYPELGYKVKGFIFSDHEAKKLHEQNEFGKLTSNYIVSQLEKTAKIEDIDTILTPTMVNGKNSFAKILHKCEKNRIKFKIVSPESENLLRFAYIVDMAGIPLYSPPRTKIMFIKNFFKRGFDIIGSILALIILSPLFILISLAIIIEDGFPIFFSQKRALVKGKNEFLFYKFRSMIKNAEALQDELYKINLTSGGLFRVEDDPRLTKVGKIIRKVSLDEIPQFFNVLKGDMSLVGPRPLSIADLSNITPENTIEGYYKLRANAKPGITGLWQISGRRELSFKEMVLLDLYYIENQSIMFDLEILFETVPVALFGKGAY
- a CDS encoding peptidase M49; translation: MLIKSLVSLSLIVFTFIGCTKKETGMERIYKLERIGPAQVVQLYADGFDQLTPKEKIFSYYLHLAGLAGRDIAIDQHHPNAIEVRNLIEQIYFYQSGIDTNTIKKITNYLKLFWINNGFYDNITSKKFVPEVTFEDFKQACEKAQQNGAKLSNENETLEQKLNRLKEIIFNPNYEPQMTNKTPGEDWIKGSGVNYYGRNISYIEIEKWAKTRNEKNPLNSKVVKENGKLVENIWRAGTDGIEPGLYAEPLSEVIKYLEMAIPYAANDHQAETVRLLVKYLKTGDLNDFRNYNISWVEDSSSVDFILGFIEVYLDPRGQKAEWESAIFFTNPEQTKLMQNLAKHAQHFEDAAPWADVYKKKIDKSPIANVINVIGSTGGTGPVSPIGINLPNEQAIREEYGSKSVLLHNIVEAYDKSTGLEMIKEFAADETEIEMQEKYGSKSDNLHTAMHEVIGHGSGKVSDKLQGKDPSDFLPGYYNTLEETRADLIALWNAFDSKIVDIGFAKDEDEVRKIGETMYQQTIRVALTQLRRIGKSDQLEQDHMKNRQVIAHYIMENSNAVTIEKRNGKTYYRIADYDEMKKAVGKLLAEVMRIKAEGDFDAAKQLIDKYGFKVNTELRDEVQRRAELLDLPLYTGFVMPKLEPVLDPEAKIIDVQISYPLDLTTQMLEYSAFTKVPR
- a CDS encoding radical SAM protein gives rise to the protein MKNIILIEPSAPGFHIYSRYHLPRLGLPIFGAMLTNSGYNVTIFYQDIAPLDWETILTSDLIGISTITSTAPEAYRIISKIKTFNPTIPVVIGGPHVTFLADEALRKGADFVVRREGESSFIELIKWLENSSTDIKEIKGISYKIGNIIFHNPDTTAIHNLDSLPFPDFKVMRNYQNISNIILQTSRGCPFDCKFCSVIKMFGQDCRFHSVEYVIEEIKYLKNILGNKPVFFYDDNFLINKDRTKLLLENIIRNNLDIKWSGQVRIETGYDKELLELIRKSGGNILYIGFETVSKETMQAYHKRQNIERYPEAIKNIHKQQIRIHGMFVIGADTDTISTARQTAEFSLKNKLDTVQFMILTPLPGTDTFNELKEEKRIISYDWSLYDAHHVVFQPKLMSAFQLQVSSMLEATPKFYSKLQSFKRGIASLLSISILLPSWKTKFENFILTAYARRLIKKWTKANHEWLNILKIRDKITNGQ
- a CDS encoding ATP-dependent 6-phosphofructokinase, whose translation is MKIGILTGGGDVPGLNPAIKAAVNRAIDAGNEVIGIRKGWGGLLNFNPDIPKSFEDNFMLLTKTTTRTIDRSGGTVLHTSRTNPAKVRPKEIPAFLSDKYKSKEQGMNIDCTPHIQNVLQHLKIDALIAIGGDDTLSYAVHLHKTGFPVVAIPKTMDNDVFGTDYCIGFSTAITRSVDFIDALRTPAGSHERIAVIELFGRYSGETSLISAYLAGVDRAIISEVDFDIEKLCKFLDADKRANPSSYALMTISEGAKLVGGDMIITGEPDAYGHKKLGGIGYIVSQEIQKRTGHLTIYQQLAYLMRSGEPDALDRMVATSYGYLAADLINAKHFGKMVALQDGKYTTVSIDITSQGQKRVDVRELYDAENYKPRIKHFLNKPMFLY
- the msrA gene encoding peptide-methionine (S)-S-oxide reductase MsrA; this encodes MNQYEKATFGGGCFWCTEAVYQSLSGVIAVKSGYAGGTKVNPTYEEICTGKTGHAEVVEITFDPNIVSYEKLLEVFWKAHDPTTLNRQGADVGTQYRSVIFYHNESQKISAEKSRSVAQSQLDRTIVTEIKPLVHFYKAEEYHQDYFEKNPDAAYCRFVVRPKLEKLK